The following are encoded together in the Mammaliicoccus vitulinus genome:
- a CDS encoding Na(+)/H(+) antiporter subunit F1, with translation MMSFIILTIIKTALVIYGISIVVVLFRTIIGPTTADRVIAFDAIGAILVSVVGVLSIIYDTFSYLEASLIIAILSFLSTVGISRFIEGGRVFESKRDR, from the coding sequence ATGATGTCATTTATCATTTTAACAATTATAAAAACAGCACTTGTTATTTATGGTATTTCCATTGTTGTCGTACTTTTCAGAACGATTATTGGGCCAACTACAGCAGATAGAGTTATCGCTTTTGATGCAATTGGTGCAATATTAGTTTCAGTTGTGGGTGTGTTGAGCATTATTTATGATACATTCAGCTATTTAGAGGCAAGTCTTATAATCGCGATACTATCCTTCTTAAGTACTGTTGGTATATCGCGTTTCATAGAAGGGGGTCGTGTCTTTGAATCTAAGCGAGATCGTTAG
- a CDS encoding metal ABC transporter ATP-binding protein, with protein sequence MLQVKNMDLFIGQQHILHDVNLTIESSGELIGIMGPNGAGKSSLIKSILGEFNATGEAFWNGKPLKQQLTQLTYIPQRNQLDLDFPITVKDSLITGYYQTSGWFRPIKKEAYIKRDRLLADLQLTDLKDKTLNQLSGGQLQRVLLAKALMKDGDLLCLDEPFVGIDFRSEEIMIQILRQLKSEGKLILIVHHDIHKAKAYFDRILLLNRSIKFFGSASEALSDENIKEVFLKEGVTL encoded by the coding sequence ATGTTACAGGTCAAAAATATGGATTTATTTATAGGTCAACAGCACATATTACATGATGTTAACTTAACAATTGAATCTTCGGGAGAGTTAATAGGTATTATGGGACCAAATGGTGCGGGTAAATCCTCGTTGATTAAATCCATTTTAGGTGAATTTAACGCAACAGGTGAAGCTTTTTGGAATGGTAAACCGCTTAAACAGCAACTTACACAATTGACTTACATTCCACAAAGAAACCAACTTGATTTAGATTTCCCTATTACCGTTAAAGACAGTTTAATAACTGGCTACTATCAAACTTCTGGTTGGTTTAGACCTATTAAAAAAGAAGCTTATATAAAAAGAGATCGACTATTGGCTGACTTACAGTTAACTGATTTGAAAGACAAAACATTAAACCAGTTAAGCGGCGGGCAATTACAACGTGTTCTCTTAGCTAAAGCTTTAATGAAAGATGGCGATTTGTTATGTCTTGATGAACCCTTTGTTGGTATTGACTTTAGAAGCGAAGAAATCATGATACAAATATTACGACAATTAAAATCAGAAGGTAAACTGATTCTAATTGTTCATCATGATATTCATAAAGCTAAAGCGTATTTCGATAGAATCCTCCTCCTCAATCGATCAATCAAGTTCTTTGGCTCAGCTTCAGAAGCTTTATCAGACGAAAACATTAAAGAAGTATTTTTAAAGGAAGGCGTTACATTATGA
- a CDS encoding Na+/H+ antiporter subunit E yields the protein MAQLLLNILIAFLWTLFQDEDKFHLSTFIGGYFIGIFIVYLMHRFFGHVFYLKKVWIIFKFICVYNYQLVTSSMTTINYILFKTNKVNPGLVTYETSLRQDWAITLLTLLIMLTPGSVVLRLSPDGTRFFIHAIDISEREKQILTKQIKKYEKLIWEVLK from the coding sequence ATGGCACAACTATTATTGAACATTTTAATCGCCTTCTTATGGACTTTGTTTCAAGATGAAGATAAATTTCACTTATCAACCTTCATAGGTGGGTATTTTATAGGGATATTTATTGTCTACTTAATGCATAGATTTTTTGGTCACGTTTTCTACTTAAAAAAAGTATGGATTATATTCAAGTTTATTTGTGTATACAACTATCAACTTGTAACATCAAGTATGACAACAATCAACTATATCCTTTTCAAAACAAATAAAGTAAATCCAGGTCTTGTAACGTATGAAACGTCATTAAGACAAGATTGGGCTATTACGCTGTTAACCTTATTGATTATGTTAACACCAGGTTCAGTCGTGTTAAGACTATCGCCTGACGGTACAAGATTCTTTATACATGCTATTGATATTTCAGAACGAGAAAAACAAATTTTAACGAAGCAAATCAAGAAATATGAGAAACTAATCTGGGAGGTGCTTAAATGA
- a CDS encoding metal ABC transporter permease, whose protein sequence is MNEFISSLINYNFLSRALITAIIVGIVCGVVGSLIILRGLSLMGDAMSHAVLPGVALSYVFNIPMFIGALVSGMLTSFLIGYISQHSKTKNDAAIGIIFTAFFSLGIIIISQINSSTDLYHILFGNILAVTSNAFYTTSIVSIIVIACVIIFYKPLHLSTFDPIAARMSGLNVKLIHYFVMILLALVTVASLQTVGIILVVALLITPSSTAFLITKSLKSMMIVASTISAICAACGMYISYLYNLPSGACIVLVCCFVYMITFAIHKVKLKFI, encoded by the coding sequence ATTAACGAATTTATCTCATCACTCATTAACTATAATTTTTTAAGTAGAGCTTTAATTACAGCTATCATAGTAGGTATTGTCTGTGGCGTTGTAGGAAGTCTTATTATATTAAGAGGTTTGTCATTAATGGGTGATGCCATGAGCCATGCTGTTCTACCAGGTGTTGCACTCAGTTATGTATTTAATATCCCAATGTTTATTGGTGCGCTTGTTTCAGGTATGCTAACAAGTTTTCTTATAGGATATATTTCACAACATTCTAAGACAAAGAATGATGCTGCGATAGGCATTATTTTTACTGCATTCTTTTCTCTAGGTATTATAATCATAAGCCAAATCAACTCCTCAACTGATTTGTATCATATATTATTCGGGAATATTTTAGCAGTAACTTCTAATGCCTTTTACACAACAAGCATCGTCAGTATCATCGTCATTGCTTGTGTCATTATATTTTATAAACCACTACACTTATCAACTTTCGATCCAATCGCTGCTAGAATGAGTGGTTTAAACGTTAAATTGATTCATTATTTTGTCATGATTTTATTAGCACTTGTTACCGTGGCCAGCTTGCAAACAGTTGGAATTATTTTAGTAGTTGCATTGCTGATTACACCAAGCTCAACAGCATTTTTAATAACTAAATCATTAAAATCGATGATGATTGTTGCGAGTACAATTAGTGCAATATGTGCGGCCTGTGGCATGTATATAAGTTACCTATACAACTTACCTAGTGGTGCTTGCATCGTACTAGTCTGCTGTTTCGTTTATATGATTACATTCGCCATACATAAAGTTAAATTAAAATTTATTTAA
- a CDS encoding Na+/H+ antiporter subunit G produces MNLSEIVSLIAALSILLGSIAALISAIGIVRFRDTFLRSHAATKSSTLSVLLTLTGVFIYFLVTKEYFSVRTLLTILFLYLTSPVAGHMIIRAAYNSGSYMYMKEFTKKGTSLNFRYDRKETKKDRRKRAEKRQIMNEAFAKNDKETFSKYKQVMKKDDSTLK; encoded by the coding sequence TTGAATCTAAGCGAGATCGTTAGTCTAATTGCCGCTTTATCAATCTTACTAGGATCAATTGCAGCTTTAATAAGTGCAATAGGTATTGTTAGATTTAGAGATACATTTCTAAGAAGTCACGCTGCCACTAAAAGCTCTACTTTATCAGTATTACTTACATTAACAGGTGTATTTATTTATTTCTTAGTTACGAAAGAATACTTTAGTGTACGTACTTTATTAACGATATTATTCTTATACTTAACATCACCAGTTGCAGGTCATATGATTATTAGAGCAGCGTATAATTCTGGTTCGTATATGTATATGAAAGAATTTACGAAAAAAGGAACATCTTTAAATTTCAGATATGATCGAAAAGAAACGAAAAAAGACAGAAGAAAAAGAGCAGAAAAAAGACAAATTATGAACGAAGCATTTGCTAAAAATGATAAAGAAACATTTAGTAAATATAAGCAAGTTATGAAAAAAGATGACTCAACTTTAAAATAG
- a CDS encoding metal-dependent transcriptional regulator: MLTEEQEDYLKAIFGLNGTTDYVSNKNLAHDLDIKPSSVSEMMLRLKKDDYVDIRPYKGVKLTQKGLNHTANIIKRHRLIERFLIEELEYSWDEVHEEAEILEHRVSDRFIDKIDKLMGYPDTCPHGGIIPRENQIEERYNTSLNEFELGDDVEIKRVMDYVNLLDYLSNQELHIGDIVTISKKDSLNQIIELKLNSKTIMISETNASYLFGIKK; the protein is encoded by the coding sequence ATGTTGACTGAAGAACAAGAAGATTATTTAAAAGCAATTTTCGGGTTAAATGGAACAACGGATTATGTATCAAATAAAAATTTAGCCCATGATTTAGACATTAAACCGTCATCTGTAAGTGAAATGATGTTACGTTTAAAAAAGGATGATTATGTAGACATTCGTCCATATAAAGGTGTGAAATTAACACAAAAAGGTTTAAATCATACTGCAAATATTATTAAAAGGCATAGACTTATCGAAAGATTTTTAATAGAAGAATTAGAATATTCATGGGATGAAGTGCATGAAGAAGCGGAAATATTAGAGCATCGTGTATCTGATCGTTTTATTGATAAGATAGATAAATTGATGGGATATCCTGATACTTGTCCTCATGGCGGTATCATTCCGAGAGAGAATCAAATTGAAGAACGATATAACACCTCACTAAATGAATTTGAACTAGGGGACGACGTTGAAATTAAACGTGTAATGGACTACGTCAATTTACTAGACTATTTGAGCAATCAAGAATTGCATATTGGAGACATTGTTACAATCAGTAAGAAAGACAGTTTGAATCAAATTATAGAACTGAAGCTCAATAGCAAAACGATTATGATTAGTGAAACAAACGCATCCTACTTATTTGGCATAAAAAAATAA
- the mntC gene encoding manganese ABC transporter substrate-binding lipoprotein MntC: MKKLLFPLLAFILLLSACNQTSSQDNKHLKVVTTNSILADMTKEITKSNAKVTSIVPIGQDPHEYEIKPKDVKALTDADVIIYNGFNLESGNGWFEKALEQAGKKISDKEVIQATEDVTPIYLKGGNGDKSKIDPHAWLSIENGIKYVNTIEKHLSSLDEEHAKVYKANSEKYKDKLDKLHNKTLNALNDISEDKRAFITSEGAFKYFAKTYHIKPGYIWEINTEKQGTPDQMKQAISFVKKNNLSSLIVETSVDKKSMQTLAEETNLEIKEEVFTDSIGKKDSKGNSYYNMMEHNAQAIHNSMK; encoded by the coding sequence ATGAAAAAATTATTATTTCCGCTTTTAGCTTTCATCTTATTATTAAGTGCATGTAATCAGACATCTTCTCAAGATAATAAACATTTAAAAGTCGTGACAACAAACTCTATACTTGCTGATATGACTAAAGAAATTACCAAATCAAATGCTAAAGTCACAAGCATCGTGCCTATAGGACAAGATCCACACGAATACGAAATTAAACCTAAAGACGTTAAGGCACTTACAGATGCCGATGTAATTATATATAATGGCTTTAACTTAGAAAGTGGTAATGGTTGGTTTGAAAAAGCGCTAGAACAAGCCGGCAAAAAAATATCTGATAAAGAAGTTATACAAGCAACAGAAGATGTCACACCAATCTACTTAAAAGGTGGTAATGGAGATAAAAGCAAAATTGATCCACACGCTTGGTTAAGTATTGAAAATGGCATTAAATATGTGAATACGATCGAAAAGCATTTAAGCAGTTTAGATGAAGAACATGCTAAAGTATATAAGGCAAATTCAGAAAAATATAAAGATAAACTAGACAAATTGCACAACAAAACGTTAAATGCATTAAACGACATAAGCGAAGATAAACGTGCATTTATTACAAGTGAAGGTGCATTTAAATACTTTGCAAAAACATATCATATAAAACCAGGTTATATTTGGGAAATCAACACAGAGAAACAAGGAACACCAGACCAAATGAAACAAGCCATTAGCTTCGTTAAAAAGAATAACCTTTCATCATTGATCGTCGAAACAAGCGTAGATAAGAAAAGTATGCAAACTTTAGCAGAAGAAACAAATCTTGAAATTAAAGAAGAAGTCTTTACAGATTCAATCGGCAAAAAAGATTCTAAAGGAAATTCTTACTACAACATGATGGAACACAACGCCCAAGCAATACACAATAGTATGAAATAA